Part of the Drosophila santomea strain STO CAGO 1482 chromosome 2L, Prin_Dsan_1.1, whole genome shotgun sequence genome is shown below.
GCTCAAGAGGAATGGCTGAGCCAGAAGCAGACGTGGCGCCAGGAGAACGAGGAGCTGCGCCGCCAGATAGACGAGATAATCGATATGGCAAAGAACGCAGAAGTAAGCCAGCGTAACCAGGAGGACCGAATGCTAGCCGAGATCGATAACAGGGAGCTTAATGAGGCCTACCAACGAGCGATTAAGGACAAGGAGGTGATCGAGAACGAAAACTACATGCTGAAGGAAGAGCTCAGCCGATTAACGGCTGGCAGTTTTAGTTTGCACGGTCGCAAGGCTAGCAACGCCTCCAGCCAAAACGAGGACGATGTGGGTTACGCCTCCGGAAAGAACACTCTGGATATCAATCGGCCGCCGGATTTGCTAAGCAAAAATTGTAAGAGCATTACCTATAAATTTCTTGCTTTAGAGCGTAATGTAATCCGTAAATTATTATGAACAGATTCGTACAATGACTCTACCAGTTTGGTGGTGAAGTTGCGAGCCATTCTCGAGGAggagaagcaaaagcacaagAACTTGCAGGAGCAGTATATTAAGTTGGCCAGTCGGCATAAGCCCACCGAGGATTCCTTCCGGTAAGTATTTAGGGCCTCCATTCTACACAGACACGAGACCGCCAAGGTCGATGACCCACTATCGCAACTAAATCTTGAAAAAAACTCCATTTGTCTACATCTATGTATTATTGCCGCACACTGCTTACCACTCACATAGCGTCTCCGAGCTTGAGGTAGAGAATGAAAAACTGCGCAGCGAGTACGATCAGCTGCGAACGAGCATTAAACACGGTGTTGAGATCAACGAGCTCAATGGTAACCGCCCACGCACGTCGTGCGACCCACGATCTGCCCTACTGACATACGTCCTCTTTTCCCTCCTCCTTCCAACCTTTACTATTGCAGCCCAGCATGCTGCCTTGCAGGAAGAGGTCCGTAGGCGCCGCGAGGAATGCATCCAATTAAAGGCAGTCCTGCTGCAGCAGAGCCAGTCCATGAGATCCCTCGAGCCGGAAAGTCTACAGATGCGTGGCAACGACGTCAACGAACTAATGGAAGCCTTCCATTCCCAGAAGCTAATTAATCGGTGGGTGGATTTTGTCGACTGTTTGCCAAACGCATAATTTCCATATATTCCCTAACTTTTATAGCCAATTGGAATCTGAGCTCAAGGCCATCACTGAGGAGCACAACAGTAAACTCGTGGAGATGACACAGGATATCGAGAGATTAAACAATGAGAAGGATGAGCTGCAAAAGGTAATCTTTGAGAGCATCGACGAGTTCGAGGATGCAAATGTGGATACGCTGAGACAGAACGATCGGTATCTGCGGCGGGAACTGCAGAAGGCTGTTGCCCAGTTCCTGCTCGTTCAGGAGGAGCTCAAGCTTGCAAATGCCAAGCTTAAGGCTTATCGGCAGGATGGTGGCCAGCTGGAGCACAAGCTAGAGGAGGAGATGATCCGCAACAAGTCCAACGGAACGTCCACCGATGTAGGCGCGAATGTGACGAAACAAAAGTCTCAGAATCCGCAAGGACTTATGAAGTTCCACAGCAGCGACCTAGACAAGATCTTGAACCGCTTGTTGAGCGCCTTGACTCCACGCACAGTGGTCGGTCTCTTACCTGGTTTCCCAGCTTATCTTATCTTTATGTGTATTCGGTGAGTTCTGGATAGAGTTCGATAGTTcactttattaattttatggTTTTTCTATCATAGATATACCGATCTGACCAATGCCGACGATGATGTGCGCGAGTTGCTAAGCAAGTTCGTTATTCAGATTAAGAAAATGCACCGTACACCCCATCCGATCGAGAATCGTGTTATTTGGCTCGTCAATTCCATTACGTAAGTGTTCATACGCTCTTGAAATTCATAAATTAACTCATTTCCGCGACCTTTAGGCTGCTAAATCTTATGAAGCAATACGGCGATGTGGAAGAGTACGTCAAGTTCAATACTGAGAAGCagaaccagcagcagctgaagaacTTTAATCTGTTTGAGTACCGTCGCGTAATTCTTGATCTTATAGTAAATCTATACCAGGCGCTGATCATGCAGATTCAGGGTCTGTTGGACCCAAAAATAGTGCCAGCGATTCTCAACAACGATGAGATTCAGCGCGGGCGGCAGGCGCACGGAATGCGTAGTCGGGCTACCTCGATTGGAGCGTCCTCTTCGCCGGAGCACGGTGGTGGTCCGGCCTGGAAGCAACTGATCGGGCAGCTGGAGCACTTCTACAAACAGTTCCAGCACTTTGGCTTGGACAATTGCTATGCGGAGCAGATATTCCATCAACTGCTTTACTTTGTTTGCGCTGTGGCTCTTAATTGTCTGATGCTTAGGGGCGATATTTGCATGTGGGAGACTGGCATGATAATTCGCTATAATATCGGCTGCATTGAGGATTGGGTGCGCAGTAAAAAGATGGTATGTAACCTCTGCTTATTACAAAGTTTCCAGACTaattcgtttttgattttttagtCTAACGATGTGCTGACACCATTGGCGCCTCTGAATCAGGTCTCCCAGTTGCTGCAATCCCGGAAGAGCGAGCAGGATGTTCAGACCATTTGTGATCTATGTACTTCTCTGAGCACTGCACAGGTCCTCAAAGTGATGAAGTCCTACAAACTGGATGATTATGAGAGCGAAATAACGAACGTTTTTCTGGAGAAACTCACCAAGGAACTCAACGCCCGACAAATGGTATGAGTAAAAATCACGAAGTctacattttccatttaccgATTTTATCTTACAGCAAAAGAGCAATAGTGACGAATTCACCATCGACCAGAAGTTCATTCAGCCATTTAAGGTTGTCTTCAGGTACAGCGACATCAAGCTCGAGGATATTGATCTACCTTCGCATCTAAATCTGGATGAGTTCCTTACAAAGATTTAAACGTCGCGTGATTGCATATTGCCGGTCGAGAACTTTGCCATTTTGGATGACATGACACCGCTTAGTTTTTGTGTATTATACGAGTATAACGATTctagaaatttaatttgttctTATATTTAGAGAATCTATTAGATAATGAAACGATGAGTAGAGCAGTTTTGCCGAAATGTGTGTAGTTCCTGTTTAGCTTAAATAACCGTTGTGTTTCCATTCCAATAGTATCCATTCCGAGTTTCGATTGGCGAACCCGTCCCAAGATGCCaagatttgttttttgttgtacGAACTATTTGTAGCAAAAGTTATGGAAGGTTAAGAACCAACCTTTATGTGAAACGCAATAAATGCTTGGAGTTAGACTCCGACCATAAAGAAATCATTCCTTGCCTACACCTTGTACcttaaatcataaataaatatatatacatacaatgATTGTACTTAACCAGGCTGATTTGTTGCCTTAAAAAACTTGTAAAGCCTACAGATGATAGAATAAGACTCATAGAGCTCACTTAAGCATTGATGTTGCATTTCATCTATTTATGTATTCTCATTTTTTGCGTTGCTTGTATTTTGTCCCATAGTCGGAAGACTATGCAAGCCTAAAACGCGTTAGCATTTGTTTAAAACAGATTACCTaaacatatacaaatatatattagaaTTCAAGTACTCGTGTATGATGAACAGCAAATTTTTACAAATACAATCTCGAGTCGTTAACAGTCCACCATGACTTTTGATAACTTGTTCTTTGGCAGGTCAAGGGACGGCAGACGCTGCGTCACCATTCCGGTAGCCACCGTGGCTCCGTTCTCGCGAATTGTGAAGGCTTGGCCCGGCGTCATGACCATTTTCCTCATCAGCGTGACGCGCACCTGGCCGTGCTCACCCGGCATTAGCATAGCCTCACTTGGAACTGCAATGGTATTAATTTGCTTAATGCTTGGTGGACAATGGTAGCAAAAGTGTGTTCATAATAACACATCTTTTGATTTGCTTCAACATTGAAATTAGTAGGTTTTAACTTACTTATGTCAATTCTGGCTGGAACATTCCACGTCTGGCTGAAGAGCTGCTGGATATACTTGGAGAGCATGGGCTTGACACGACCGCCCTCGGCCCGCGATAGCAGGTACATGGAACCTTCAAAGTGGTTGGATATATCCTCGGAGCCGGTTGCGCACAGCAGCATTCCCCGTTCCACGGCGGATATCTTTATACCTCGCAGCAGTGCACCGACGTTCTCGCCAGCCTGTGCCTGGGGCACGCTCTTCCGAAATATCTGGATGTCACTGATGCTCGTCTTTAGGTTCTGGTTGAAGCCCAGCAGGTCGGCATCCGCGTTCCGTGGAATGGTGCCCCTTTTGATGGTTCCCACGACTACGGTTCCCCTTCCGGGTACCGTAAAAGCATTATCTATTGGCAGAATAAATGGGGATGCGATATCCCGCTGCGGCGTTGGTATGTAAGAGTCGCATTGCTCAAGTAGCTTTTCAATTGACGGAACTCCGAACTCCGACTTATCTTCGCGAAGGGCCAGCAATGCTGAGCCACAAATAACCGGACTATTTACGCCATCAAAGCCAAAATCACTCAACATCTCACGCATCTCAATTTCGACCAGCTCTAGAACCTCCTGGTCAACCAGATCGGCCTTGTTTATAAAGACTATGATGCGCTGGATGCCCACCTGTTTTGCCAGAAGCAGGTGTTCGCGAGTCTGGGGCATTTGGCCGTCGGTGGCGGCCACAACTAGGATGGCACCATCCATTTGAGAGGCGCCCGAGATCATGTTCTGCAGATCAGATGTTAGATCTTAAGTTTCGTTAAGTTGGTGCAACTTGTACATTTGCATTAGTTACCTTTATGTAATCTGCATGACCCGGGCAATCCGTGTGAGCGTAGGTGCGCTCTGCAGTGGAATACCCAATATGGCAAGCATTTATCGTTATACCACGCGCCTTTTCCTCGGGCGCCCGATCGATCTGGTCGTAGGACAGGAACTCCGCTAGACCCTTCTGAGACTGGATTCTAGTAATGGCGGCGGTCAGTGTCGTTTTACCATGGTCCACGTGACCAATGGTGCCAACATTACAGTGGGGCAGCTCCCGGAGTCCAGCTGCTGGCTTATTATCCGCACTGGTGGCCAGGAGACGAGTTCCTGTCCACCGACTGTGACTGGCGCCGGGGCCGATCAGTGCTTGTCTGAGCCGGCCCACTAGCCCCACTTCACATGGCCGCCACAACTTAGGAAGAAGTCCGCTCATTTCTCCTCTCCAGATCTGCAGTATTGGTGCAGAGCACGTAACACCGAGCATGTCGAGgaaaatcaaaacacaaaCAGCTGTTAGCCAGTGCTGCACAGCAAAAATATAAGTGCtgataattttaaaaattttgattACCGAAATAACGAACtgcttttccttttatttctACTTGGCGCCAGTATGTTACGAActgcttttcattttatttttattgggaGCCAGGGTGTTATGAActgcttttcattttatttctattgGGAGCCAGTATGTTACGCGAACTGCTTTTCATTTCATGTGTGGCACAGGGAAAACTCCGCCGTGGGAAAAGCTTCAGCTAGCGGCACtgccacaaataaaataaaaaggagaTGGTAACAAAGTTAATGCCTTTGTAATTCTGAACACTGTCTTTATTAGGAATTtccaaaatcaaataaaagttaaagaaatattttttcgaATGTTTTACATACGGTTTAAGAattacgtttttgttttttacttttgcAAACTTAGaggaaaatattataaaatttatagttccaatattaaaaaatatatataggattatttatacattaagatgaatattaaaaaatggacagttttttttggcactATAGTCATATTTTCTAAGtattaacatacatatgtaaatatttgttattgtttaaaaaCGTCTTAAGGCTGGGGGAATGTGTGTGTAAACAACGCTTCGCTTGTCGACAGGGAGCTCTTGATAATCTTGTGCGTGCGCCGCATGTGTACGCCCAGACTAACTCGCTCCGAGAAGCGCGTCGTGCACAGCGAGCATTGCAGAGTCTTCTCCTTGTGGATGTGGCGGTGCTTGACTAAGGCGTTGGCATTGGTGAAGGCCTTCTGACAGACCTCGCAGACCTTGTCGCGGATGTTCAGGTGCGCTTTTACGTGGTCCTTAAGGTCGCGCTTAGTGAGGAAGTCCTTGGGGCACATGTCGCACTTGAAGGCTCGGACTTTGGTGTGAACCGCAGTTACGTGGGTGGTCATTTGGATTTTTTGCTTAAAGCACTTGCCGCAGAACTCACAAACAAAGGGCTTCGCGACGTGCTTCTCGTCATGGGTGCGTTTGTGTATAGCCAGTTGATTGCCAAAGGCAAAACTTCTGCTGCAGATATCGCAGACAAAGTTCTTGTCCATGTGCACACGCTGGATGTGCTGCTGCAGGTGGCACCTTCGGTCGAAGTTCAGCTCGCAAAGCGTGCAACGAAACCAGCCTCCCTCACCCATCTTGTGATCACGGAACTGATGGGCTTGCAGGGCATGATCTGTGCTAAAGGCTTGCTCGCAAACTTCACATTTTAGCTTTTGCCGGAATGTTTTGGTGGACATAAAACTCTTGCATCGCTCAATGTACTGCTTCTCGGCCAGCGAGAGACCCACCGATTGGACGTCGGTGAGGGTTTTGATCCGTCGGGAATACCATTGGCGCATGCTCTGAATACTGTCGTACACATCGTAGTGGGTGATCAGGCCGAACGAAAACTTCGTAGTCAGGAGGTCAGTGATCTCTAAAAGCGATGATTTTCGTATATTAAGATTGCAAAAGTCCTTGT
Proteins encoded:
- the LOC120458772 gene encoding elongation factor Tu isoform X1, whose translation is MLGVTCSAPILQIWRGEMSGLLPKLWRPCEVGLVGRLRQALIGPGASHSRWTGTRLLATSADNKPAAGLRELPHCNVGTIGHVDHGKTTLTAAITRIQSQKGLAEFLSYDQIDRAPEEKARGITINACHIGYSTAERTYAHTDCPGHADYIKNMISGASQMDGAILVVAATDGQMPQTREHLLLAKQVGIQRIIVFINKADLVDQEVLELVEIEMREMLSDFGFDGVNSPVICGSALLALREDKSEFGVPSIEKLLEQCDSYIPTPQRDIASPFILPIDNAFTVPGRGTVVVGTIKRGTIPRNADADLLGFNQNLKTSISDIQIFRKSVPQAQAGENVGALLRGIKISAVERGMLLCATGSEDISNHFEGSMYLLSRAEGGRVKPMLSKYIQQLFSQTWNVPARIDIIPSEAMLMPGEHGQVRVTLMRKMVMTPGQAFTIRENGATVATGMVTQRLPSLDLPKNKLSKVMVDC
- the LOC120458772 gene encoding elongation factor Tu, mitochondrial isoform X2; protein product: MISGASQMDGAILVVAATDGQMPQTREHLLLAKQVGIQRIIVFINKADLVDQEVLELVEIEMREMLSDFGFDGVNSPVICGSALLALREDKSEFGVPSIEKLLEQCDSYIPTPQRDIASPFILPIDNAFTVPGRGTVVVGTIKRGTIPRNADADLLGFNQNLKTSISDIQIFRKSVPQAQAGENVGALLRGIKISAVERGMLLCATGSEDISNHFEGSMYLLSRAEGGRVKPMLSKYIQQLFSQTWNVPARIDIIPSEAMLMPGEHGQVRVTLMRKMVMTPGQAFTIRENGATVATGMVTQRLPSLDLPKNKLSKVMVDC
- the LOC120458771 gene encoding zinc finger protein 782, with protein sequence MVVCGNILARNNFGHFVLACAQKNDCYVEMELERWREFIVHVKEHLEANPNTQPELTASGVISSAKCKENVLPAKVFIVEELPENCLAEDMFVDLPASSENDESTSPEEDDQVDSHSMTVDSEIDTKNSTNFAPLSKFNPTFYRRSPRITQFIELYKQQTCLWDPADESYKDKEKRTAAYEELLVQLKATVNLHLTAYKLKKCITSLHEQYAAITRQKKTQKLTKVPLYYHGKYSFLAERGSLEDADSDDDDGDGKIKLVFTEENQLTTQFIDLYSKFPQLYDPAHKDFCNLNIRKSSLLEITDLLTTKFSFGLITHYDVYDSIQSMRQWYSRRIKTLTDVQSVGLSLAEKQYIERCKSFMSTKTFRQKLKCEVCEQAFSTDHALQAHQFRDHKMGEGGWFRCTLCELNFDRRCHLQQHIQRVHMDKNFVCDICSRSFAFGNQLAIHKRTHDEKHVAKPFVCEFCGKCFKQKIQMTTHVTAVHTKVRAFKCDMCPKDFLTKRDLKDHVKAHLNIRDKVCEVCQKAFTNANALVKHRHIHKEKTLQCSLCTTRFSERVSLGVHMRRTHKIIKSSLSTSEALFTHTFPQP